The DNA sequence GCACCAAATCCTGCGATGCAAATCCGGCCACCCAATCGCCACGCAACTTGGTGCGTCGGATGGCCGGTTTGCACGTCGCCAAGGTTAATTGGCTGCCAAACGGGTTAGGCGCAAAACCGGTGTCGTGGGTCATCTTGTAAGCAATCAGGCGGCTCATTTTTTTGGTCTGTCGTGAAAAGCTTTCGGTTTCGCATTTGGCTCACTGAGCGATTGTTTTGTCGGCGTAACAGCTACGCGGAGCACAAAGCGTAGCTCATATCTCGGCGGCATTTCTCAGTGGCAAATATACTTGCGGCCAATTCGACGGCAGCACTGCCGCTTCAAGCTTGGCCGGCAAGCCGCTTTTTACGCGATTGGAGCCGCTTTTCGCTCCGCGGCAGCTCAATGGCCGCATCAGCGAAAAGAATGGCTCCAGCACGATTGTAAAACTCATGTCAGACTTGCCACATTGATCCATGTGTTATCTGCATTGACTTGTCTTAAGTAAAATTTCGAGCTGCGAATTGCCAGTTGATCAAGATCGCGCCGCCGACGCGGCTTCGTCCGTCACGGCCAACCAGCCGCGACGGTACATTGCCAGGCGACGCGTGGCTTGTCGGGCTACCCTCTCAAGAGTTTCCACAACAGTCGGCTACGTAAAGCCGACTGCATGTCGAGCAGCATACGTTCTGGGCGCCACCAGTCCGCCTTGTAGCGGTCAAGTTGCTGCTCGAAGCGACTGACATGCTCGCAACCGCGGCCTTCGAGGTATAAGCGAGCGCCAGCCACACCGCGCCACCGTACCGCATCCAAGTACGCCGCAAACTCCCAGTCCTTGCGCAACGCCGGCACATCCCGAATTTGCCACACGTCCCATCGGTCAAACGGAGCCGTCCATTCATCCAATACGTCCAGCGTCGGCAGGTCTTTGAATACGCGCCGTGCTTCAAAGCGGGTACGTTGCAACACCACTTCTGCGTCATCTCTAGACTTGGTGCGGTTACGCTCGAGCGGCGGCAATGATGTGGTCTCTCCCACCGCTTGCTTGAACGCGTCACTTGCTTGCTGGTCGTAGACGACACCATGCAAATCGGATGCAATCGAGCCAAGGTACATGGTCTCCACGCGGCCAACGGAATCGGTGGCCATGAAGTACTTCGATTGCACGGTGCAACGTCGTAACCGCACGATGAGCTGATTTATATCTTCCGGAATATCCACACACACGTCGCAACGGTACAGGCGCAACTGCCTCATCATTTCGGAGCGACGCCCCGGAAATAACATACGCAACAACCTGCCAAACCACTTGACGCGCTTCTCATCCATCAAGCTCGGGTTGAACGTTATATTCATGAATTGACGGGAATGAAGCTCCCGCGTTGGATTGACCCGGACCTCGATACTAAAGTTGTCTTTGTACGTCTTCACATAAACGTTCTTGAAGCCGCGTCCTTTGGCAGACCCCTTGTAGAGCTTGCCTTCCCGCTTCAGTCGGTCGAGAACGCTCGTAACAACGTTGCGTTCATCAAGGCTCACATCCTCCAGCAGAACGGCCAGCGTCAGTTTGTCGATTTTGATTGCACGCGGGACGCCCGCCGCCGGCACGGCGAGATCGTCCGTATCGGCATGCTGCTTCGGGATGGCGATCTTGCGACGGGTCGTGTCTTGATCTGCGCTGGTATTCGTTGGCGAGAAAGACTTGGGTATTCCTCTCTTCGGCATTGGCATTGCTCGCATCTCTTCCATCTGCGTACTCTTCTTATTTACCGATTTCATCTGAACTGGCATGTCCGCGTTCTCCTAAATTTGTGAAATATGCTGCGTCATCTGCATACACGTGACTGTGGTTTTTCAATGTAGACGGCACACAAACACTGATTCCGGTCGTCCCTTTGGCCGCCATGTCTACCGTGCTTAGCTATTTACAGTATTGGCTTGACGACGGAGCGCCTGCGAAACGAAGAAACGGCCGCGCTGCTGTACATAACCAGCCTTTTCTTCGTCTTTTCCGTGATGCATGCGCTGGCACGTTGTAAGTCGGACCGTGCTTGGCACATCTACCGAGCTTGATTCGCTCCTCCGCGACCGTCCCGCCCGTTTCCAGGGGATGCCGAGCGACGTACAACGGCCTAGCGCGCTCGCTATGCTGTGTCTGGTTTCCATCGGCCGTCTCGATACGCGAGGACTTGAGACGCCTTCCAAAAGCTGCTGCGTCCGCGCTTGATCCGTTGCGGGAAGTGTCCGCTCTTCATCTTGCGATATATCGTCGGACGCGACTCATTGACGCAAAACATCACTTCGTCAATTTTTAGGTCGCTATCCATACCGCGTTCCGCTGCCTTGACCACTGCAATCAGTTTTTCGGCAAGCTCCTCGCTACGAGCGGTACGCTGGCGACGCGCACATGGCTGACCGGCTGGTTGCATATCAGCTGGATTTGATACGACAGGCGAGGATTGGCGCCGGCGCGTAGGTTGTTGCGCCATGGGCTTTGCATGGCTGGCACCGCGCGAGACGTGTGGGTGATCGAGCAGCTCACCTCGAAATACAAGTAGTTCTCCTGTACGAATATCCCGGCATGACAGTCGTTGAAGGGACTTACCGGATGACTGCCCTGGTATGGTTCCGGCGACTGGCGCGAGCACAGTCATTCGCGCTGCACTTTGGCGCGTGGCACGGCACTCGCGATAGATCATGCCTCGCCCTCGCAAGACAATGTCAGGGGCACTGGGTTGGATGAAACGAAGCGACTTGTCGGCCGCTTCGCCAATGAATTGCAAAGCGTCGTGCGGCGCGCGTTTGCCGCCGATTTTCACCTGGCGGCCGTTGAATGCTGCTGCGCCTGCTATGTCGTCAGACTGCTTCCTTTTCGTGAGACGTTTCATTTCATGGTGACCTTTCTCCGGTTGTCGAACACGTGCTTAGCCCGTTTTGGAACTCAAGCCGACACAGTCTACGAACGATTCAGGTGGCTTTTTTTTGGGGGAGGACGGGGGATGTTTTGCCTGGCGAGTCAGTAAGTCGGCTGTTACCATGGCGTTTTTCACATCGAAAGAACGGAATGGAGTTCGATACCGTGTGGTCTGCTGTCACAGCAGTCCGTGAGCTGTTCGCGCTAGGGCCAACGCTGACTGATGACCCCGAGCGAGCACGGCAGGACGGAATCATTCGAGAGTTGTTTTGCCGAAGGCTGGAGGATGTACCGGTGCCAGCTGTAGGAACAGACAGTATCGTGCACCGTGTCGTCACAAAGCTGCGCAACAGTGCGTACACGCACGAGACTACTTGGCACGCGCTGGTGTGGCTGCGCTGGGCGGTGCAAAGCGAATTCGCGCATGGAATCAAGCCGTCGTTGTGGAATCACTTCAACCAATGGCGCGACGATCACCCAACGCCCGGCATGTGGGTACTTCGCTACGCGAGCGGATCAGGCAGTCGGGGACGGCCCGTAGCAAGCGTATTTGCTGATGACAAACGTGAACGCCGCTTCGACAATGAAGGTGGGTTCCCGTTGGATGAATTTCTTCACGCACGCGACTTGTGCATGAAGAATGGCTCAAAAGTTACGCGAGTAGAGAGCAAAGAATGGAAATTGAAAAGGGCGCAAAGAATCCCTACAGATGATGATAAGGCCAAAGCGAAAGAAGGGATCCGGACATATCGCAGTACGGAAGCCATGCAGATTCGCTGCGGCAGCCATCTGCTGAAAGAGGTGACCAAGTGCGTCAAAATCGCAGTCAAATCTGAACCTAAGCATGACTTTTTGACCGGAAAACGCTTTGACGGCAGATACAAGTGCGCTTTTAGGCGCGATGATCTCGTGGAATGGCTGCAGGCACACTTTCCGACCCTTGCAACGTATAGCGCGTCGACGCTGCGCTCTGCCGTCTCGATGGTCGTATATTGTCCAAGAGCCAATAGCAAAAAAGGCTGGAGGGCATTGACCGCAGCTGATCTAAAACCGCGCGGTCAGCGTGAGACAACCAGGAAGCGAAGGTGAGAAGTCGCTCGCTACCGATGCAGTTGTCGCATGGCAGCTCACAAAACTAGCGGCATTGGTGACGGTATTTACAAAAGCGGCGAACATTTGTTCTATGTCGCTCAAACACTTATCTACTGAATTTGATAGACGCCGCCCCACCAGAATGTCAAAAGCCCGGCCAACCATCACGGTTGCGCCGGGTTTTTTATTGGCGCGCCGCAAAACCGCGCACTCGTGCCGCCACGGCCGGTGCCAACAGCGTGAACGCCAGCCCCACCCCCATATAGCCGCCATTGAACAAGTCGTAGTCGGACAGGATGCGCTCGCGCGAATATCCCGGCGCCAGGCCCAGACCTCCCTCGAAGGTGACGATCAGCACCAGCCAGGCCAAGCCGACCTGCAGTTGTTCAACCCATGTTTGCGCGCCGATCCAGCGAATGGTCGCACTCGCAATAAGAAAAACAATCAGGCAGCCAACGGGAACACCGATTTGGCGGGCAGGAAAATCGCCGACGACCGGTGCCAGATAGACTTGCCTGAGGAAGCCATGCACGGTCTCGGCGGCCACGATCAGAAGCCAGCCGACGAATGTCCTGGACCAGCTCATGAGGGAAGGCGGCACGGCGCCGAGCCCCGCGCGCTCACGCCGCCGCCAGCCTGCGAACGGTTGATTTCAATGAACACGCGACGCTCCGGCCCAGTCCGTTAATGAGGCGTACAGTATAGTAATACTGAATCTGCGTAACAAATCATCCGCAAAACGCCTGCCCCCGAGGTCGACTTCCGGTCGGGCGCTTCTTATCATGAAACCGAGGACGCACCAGCCCCGGCATTAACCAGCAAACACTGCGCATGAACATCCAAATCGCCTCCGACCTGCATCTGGACCTCCTGGAAAAGCAGTTTCCCGGCTACCGTGCCGTCGAACCCGCCGACGCCGACGTGCTGGTGCTCGCCGGCGACATCCATCGCTCAACCGAGGCGATCGCGGCTTTCGCGGACTGGCCGGTGCCGGTGATCTATGTGCACGGCAACCACGAGGCTTACCATGAACAGTATGCCGAGCTGGAAGACAAGCTGCGCAGCGCCTGCGCCGGCACCAATGTCCGCTACCTGGAGCGCGGCGAGCACATCGTCGGCGGCGTGCGTTTTCTGGGCTGCTGCCTGTGGACAGATTATCTGCTGGACCCGGAGCACCAGCGCGAGGCGATGCAGGAAGCCGAGCAGATGTTGCGCGACCATCAGGTTATCCACACCGAGCGCGGCCCCTTCACGGCGCAGGATGCCTTGCGGCTGCACCGCCAGTCGCGCGCCTGGCTGGAGCAAAAACTGGCAGAGCGCTTCGCCGGCCGCACCGTCGTCGTCACGCACCACGGCCCGCATCCGCAATCCATCCATCCGCGTTATGCCGGCGTGCGCCTGAACGCTGCCTTCATCAGCGACTTGACGCCGCTGGTCGAGCAGGCCGACTTGTGGATCCACGGCCACGTGCACGACAGTTTCGATTACGACGTCGCCGGCACGCGGGTGATCGCCAATCCGCGCGGCTACGCGCTCAATCGCCGCGCAGTGCAAACGCCGGAACAGCTGATCTGGGAGAACGAGAAGTTCGGGCCGCGCCTGACGGTGAGCATCTGAGACGGCATCCTTGATCCAGATCGGACGGCCTGCCGGCGCGCGGGCGGATCATTGCATACGGCGCGCCGGACCGGACGCGCCGCATGCACTCCCGCACCAACTCATGCTCACGGGGACCATCATGACGACAGCGAACAATGCCAAAAAGAGGAAAATCACGCTGGCGCTGCAGGGCGGCGGCGCCCATTCCGCCTACGTGTGGGGCGTGGTGGACCGGCTGCTGCAACAGGACGATCTGGATATCGTCGCGGTGAGCGGCACCAGCGGCGGCGCGATGATCGCCGCCGTGCTGGCGTATGGCCTGAGCCTGGAGCGCGATGCCGGCGGCCGCCGGCTCGACGACACGACGCGGCGCGCCCACGCGCGGGAGTTGCTCGACAAGTTCTGGCACCGGGTGGCGGAAATCGGCGACGCCTATCTGAACCCGTACCGCTTCACGCCCAACCCGTTCCACCGTTCCTGGAACATCGACGGCATGCCGGTGCCGATCGCGCTCAACGCGCTGTCGCTCGTCACCTCGCCCTACCAGTCGTGGGGCGGGCCGCGCCAGAATCCGATCGCGCAGGCGATTGCCGACTGCATCGACCTCGATGCGCTCAACCGCAGCACGACCGGCCCTGCGCTCTACGTGTGCGCGACCAACGTGCGCACCAGCCAGCCGAAAGCCTTCGGCAAGGCCGAGATCCAACTACCCCACCTGCTCGCGTCGGCCTGCCTGCCGACGGTCGACCGCGCCGTGTCCATCGACGGCGAGTACTACTGGGACGGCGGCTACGTCGCGGACCCGGCGCTGGCGCCGCTGGTCGAGCATCACAAGCAGGATACGCGCGACTTGGTGATCGTGGGCGTCAACCCGATCGTGATGCAGAAGAGCGCCGTCCCTCCCGACACGGCATGGGAAATCATCGACCGCATCAACGAGATCACCTTCAACGCATCGCTCATCTCGGAAATCAAGCGCATCCATCAGGTCAACGAACTGCTGCGCCAGGTTCCCGCGGACGCGCGCGCCCGGCAGGCCGGCGGCAAGCTGCACGGCAAGGACGAAATCTTGCTTCACTACATTCCGCCGCATGCGGACATGGCCGGATTCGGCGTGGCCAGCAAGAGCAACACGGCCCTGCCCTTCCTGCGGCACCTGAAGGAACTGGGGCGCAACGTGGCGGAAAAATGGCTGTCCGGCGAGACCGACGGCGGCGGCGCGGCGCGTCTGGGCGTTTCGTCCGATGCCAATCTCGAGCAACTGTTCATCGATCCTCACCGCCCGGATGCGCCGCCGCTGCCGGACGCGGTGCAAGGGGTGCATACGGCACCTGGCAGCTGAGCCGCGTCCCCTTTCCTGATAACGTGCATCGACATTTCTTGCTTCAAACAATGAATGGAACTATGTGTCCATTTCAATCTCCTATAAAACCATTGACGCTTTCATAACCCGAGTGAAATGCAATGCGGGCACCTGCGTTCGCATCGCCGTGCCGGCTGGTCTGATCAGGCATGCGCAAAAGGGGCAGGCATTGTTTTTCACATGATTTGGTAAGGAGATACATCATGGCAATTTCTACGAGCGATACCACCGGCATGCTCACTGCATTGTTTACCGACCGCGACAGCGCGGAACGCGCCTATCAGGTCGTGTCGGATCGCGGCTATGCCAAAGACGACATCAATGTGGTGATGTCCGACGAAACGCGCTCGAAACAGTTTTCGCAAGCCGGGGCGCAACAGACCGAACTTGGCAACAAGGCAGCGGAAGGCGCGGGCATCGGCGGCGCCGTCGGCGGCACGCTGGGCGCGATCCTCGCCGCTGTCGCGGCCACCGGCACGAGCCTGGCGCTGCCCGGCCTGGGTCTGGTGATCGCCGGGCCGATCGCCGCGGCGCTGGCCGGCGCCGGCGCCGGCGCGGCCACCGGCGGCTTGCTGGGCGCGCTGGTCGGATGGGGCATTCCGGAAGAGCGCGTCAAGCATTACGAGAGCGGCATCAAGCAAGGCGGCATCCTGATCGGCGTGCGGCCGCGCTCGGAAGCCGACGCCGACTACATCGAACAGCAGTGGCGCAGCCTCAACGGCCAGCACATCTACCGGCCGGCCAGCACGATGCAGTCGACGTCCACCGTGCGCACGACGACCACGGCCGCCGAGCCGATCGGCACCACCGCGGACGACGCCTCCGAGTACCGCCGCCACTGGCAAAGCGCTTACGGCACGTCGGGCGGACGTTATGAAGACTATGACTCGGCATACCGCTACGGATCGACCATGGCCGGCAGCGAGCGCTACCAGAACTACCAGTGGAACGATGTCGAGCCGCAACTGCGCAGCGACTGGGAAGCCAACCATCCCGAAAGCACCTGGGACAAGGTGAAGGACGCGGTGCGTTTCGGCGCGGAGCGCGTCTCCCGCCGGCACTGACCGACACGCCTGCCAGCGCAACCGCGCAAGGGCTGCACGCAAACGTGCAGCCCTTTTTTTGCGGGCCGCGAACACGGGGGCTCCTTTGCCGCAGGCATGGCGACGCGATGCAGTGATGCTATAGTAGGTCGCGCGCCATTCGCCTTATTCTCTGGAGGAATCATGATCGCTCTCGTCGTCGTGCTGGCCCTCGCACTCGCGCTGGCATTCTGGGCCATGGGAACCTACAACAGGCTGGTCAGCCTGCGCAATCGCTTCAAGAATGCCTTCATGCAGATCGATGTGCAATTGAAGCGGCGCTACGACCTGATCCCGAACCTGGTCGAAACCGCCAAGGGCTACATGAAGCATGAGCGCGGCACGCTGGAAGCCGTGATCGCCGCGCGCAACAGCGCCGTGTCGGCCAATGCCCGCGCCGCGACCGACCCGACCGACGCGGCGGCGGTGCATCAGATGGCGGCGGCCGAAGGCGCGCTGAACCAGAGCCTGGGCCGCCTGTTCGCGCTGTCGGAAGCCTATCCCGACCTGAAGGCGAATCAGAACATGATGCAGTTGAGCGAAGAGCTGACCAGCACGGAAAACCGCATCGCCTTCGCGCGCCAGGCCTACAACGACAACGTGATGGAGTACAACACGACAGCCGAGCAATTCCCCGGCTCGATCATCGCCGGCATGTTCTCGTTCAAGGCGGCCGAACTGCTGCAGTCGACCGAGGCGCCCGAGGAGCGCAAGGCGGTGAAGGTGTCGTTCTGACGCGATGCGCGCCGCGCATCCGCCATGAACTTCTTCGAGCACCAGGACCAGGCGCGCCGCCAAACCCGCACGCTGGTCATCCTGTTCATCCTCGCGGTGATCGCGATCGTCATCGCGGTCAACGCCGCCATGGCCCTCGTCTGGCTGTGGACCAAGGGTGTGCGCATGGACGGCCCCTACGGTTACCCGCGCGGCTTCTTCGTCACCAACACCTTCGTCACGCTCGCGCTGATCGGCGGCGGCACCGCCATCGAACTGTTCAACCTGCGCGAGGGCGGTGACGCGGTCGCGAAGATGGCGGGCGGCAGGCTGGTCGCGCCGGCTTCCACCGTGCTGCTGGAGCGTCGCCTGCAGAACGTGGTCGAGGAAATGGCGATTGCCTCCGGCATCGCCTGTCCGAAAGTCTATGTGCTCGATCGCGAGGATGCCATCAATGCGTTCGCCGCCGGCTACAACCCGAACGAGGCGGTGCTTGCCGTCACGCGCGGCACGCTGCAACGCCTGACGCGCGACGAGCTGCAGGGCGTGATCGGCCATGAATTCAGCCACATCCTCAACGGCGACATGCGCCTGAACATGCGCCTGATCGGCGTATTGTTCGGCATCCAGATGATCGCCGGCTTTGGCCAGCACTTGATGGACTTCGCACGCTACTTCGTGCCGTCACGCTCGCGCAGCCGCGACGACAAGGGGCCGTCGGCGGCACTGGTCGTGTTCGTCAGCGGCGCCGCCCTGTTTGCAATCGGCTATATCGGCGTGTTCTTCGGCCGCCTGATCAAGTCGGCGGTATCGCGCCAGCGTGAATACCTCGCCGACGCCAGCGCAGTGCAATTCACGCGCAACCGCGACGGTATCGGCGGCGCATTGCGCAAGATCGGCGGCCTGTCGCGCGAGATGGAACTCGGCTCGCGCATCACGCATCCGAATGCCGAACAGCTGTCGCACCTGTTTCTCGGCGCGGTCAAGCCCGGCCTGGTAGCCGGCCTGTTTGCCACGCATCCGCCGATCGAGGAGCGCCTGCGCCGCCTGTATGGCAGGAAGGTGGAATTGCTCGATGCGCCGGTGCAAGAGGAAGCACCGCAGCAGGAGCCGATGCTGCCCGATATCCCGTTTTCTACTGCCGGCTTTGCAGCTGCGCAACCCGCCGTCCGATCCGCGCCGCTATCGACGCAAAAGGATAACGGCGCATCCATGGCCTCGGCAATCGCATTCGGCCACGGTGCCGGCGAGCGGACGGCCCTGGCGCCGCAGCTCGACAGCGCGGTGCGCGACCCGCATGCGGCCTGCGCCGTCGTCTACGCCTTGCTGCTCGGGCAGGATGGGCAGCGCGAGACGCAGATGGCGGCGTTGAATGCCGCCGACGCCAGGCAAGGCGCGCTGGCAGCCTATCTGGCCGACGCAGTCGCCGCCATGCCGAAAAGCGCGCGGCTGCCCCTGCTCGACCTGGCGATGCCGGCGCTGCGCCAGCTGCCGCAACCGGAGCGTGACGAGGTGCTAGCCATGGCCGCCCGGCTGATTGCGGCCGACAAGCGCGTCACGCTGTCCGAATTCGTGCTGCAGACGGTGTTGCAACGCCGGCTCGACCCGCATGCAGGCCGCGCGGTGCCGGTTCGTTATCCCACTATCGGAGCGTTGCGGCAGGAAACAGCGGTGCTGCTCTCGCTGGTGGCGCATATGGCGGCAAAGTGCAATGGCGAAACCGCATTCGCGGCCTATACGCGCGGAGCAAACATGGTCGATCTCAACGACGCGCCGAGCGACATCGCCCTCCTCGGCTCCGAACGCATACGCGCCGCGCTGATGGCAGCCAATGAACTGGCCCCGCTGGCCAAGCCTGTGCTGATCCGGGCGCTGGTCGCGACGGCGACAGCCGGCACGCAAGACATGCCTGTCGAAACCGCCGACCTGCTGCGCGCAATTTGCGCCGCCATCGATGTCCCCTTGCCGGCCATCGTGGCATCGACCTATATGCAGCATGCATGGGCCGCGGCATCGTAAAGCAGGCATGCAGCCAGCGCACCGGCCATCCTGACAACGGTGCATTTATTCCGACTTTCCGCCATTTCATTTACTCGCACACCCCATATCGCCGAACACATCTTCGCAGGCGCCCCGAATACGACGTTGATCGAGGCGCCTGCCAGGCGAGCCTATCGCACAGGATGTGGCAGCGTGCGCTCTCCGATCCTCTGCTCTCCGTGATTTGCATCTCGCGTCTGCGGCGAGTTCGCAGCCCGCATTGCCACCGATCCCCGAACGTCCCATTGCCTCAAGGATGAGATCAAGCAATTGATTGCCATCACGCCTTTAAATAATGGCAATCAATCCAAAGCCGATTGTGGAGCGAGCTGAGCATAGGCAGATTTTCTAGGTGGCGACTTTAAGTCTATGGACGTCTTCACCATCACTATTACCGACAGAGAAAAACCAATAAAAATAGTTTTCTTAAGGAAATCACTTATTTTGGATCAATATTTAGATAAGTAATTTGCAGGGAATGTGTTGCGATATATCAAAAGATACACATTCGCGCCGAGTAAAATTGACTCGCTACAAGTTCTAGTAGGCAATCTTTCCAAGAGAGAACCAACGGTATGCCTTATACCGACCAGAAGCGGCCTCCGCATTACGCTTCGGTTTTCCTTTGACTGCGCTTTCCATACTGTTCATGGCAAATCGTCTAGGGCGGCCTAAGTCTAACCGGGCATTCAGGCTGCCCCTGCACCATGGGCACAACAGAAATTCCGGGACTGTACACGCAAGCAGTGCAATGTAATACCCGATGGAAACAATAACGAGTACAGGGCATCCGCCTTTCCCATGCAACGGTGAAAAGCAAAACGTTTTACGTGGCCCTTTCCGATCAAACGCCGTCAGTAGGGAGGAATTCCATGGCCAAGATTTCACGGCGCCAAGTTGCTGATAATGCTGTCGTTGCAGTCGCGTTCTTCCTGACTGCGTGGGCGGGCCAAACCCTATGCTTTCCCCCCTTCGTTGCCAGTGTCGTTTGCCCGGCCTCGGGAGTGGCGCTGGCTATGACCATCATTCGCGGTCGGCATGTCTGGCCGGGTGTTCTTGCTGGCACTTTTGCCATTCTGGCGAAGGTGCTGGTAATGGACGGCGGCGCGCCGCTTGCCGCCGGTCTGGCATGTGCGCTCTTCGTCGGCGTTGCACAGGCAGTCCAGGCTTATGCGGGCGGGCTATTCTTCAAAAGGTGGGTCAACGATCCGTGCTTCGAATCGCCAGCTGCTGCATTCCGCTACGTGTTCGTCGCGATCACTAGCGCCATTCTCGGGTCAAGCGGCGCGGTCCTTGCCCTCATCCTGTTCGGCTTCATACAGGCCGACGTGCTGTCTGAAATAACGGTCTGGACCGTGGGACGTACAGCCGGCATGTTGATCTTCACCCCGACAATCGTCCTGTTTGCGCAGCGGCGCAACCGCGCCCTTCCAAACGAACGCCGCATGGAAGCACTGTTGCTGCTGACAGTGATGGCTGCGATCAGCGTCACCGTGTTTAGCGTTCCTGGCGAGCTGGCGAACCGCTACCCTGTCGAATACATTGTATTTCCCGGCCTGCTCTGGGCGTTAGAGCGTTTTAGCAACCGTGAATCTGCCTTGCTGGTGACGATCGTATCGGTGATCGCGACTTATGGCACCGCTCATCAACTCGGCCCGTTCGCGGTCAGCGCTGATCCGAACATATCGCTGATGCTCATGGAACTCTATTTCGCTGTCATGACGATCAGTTCGCTAGTTGGCGGCGCCGTTGTTGCGCAGCGCAACTGCGCGCAGCGGATGGTTGAGAATGCGCGCCAGGTACTGGAAGAGCGCGTTGCGCAGCGTACCCATGAATTACGCCAGGTGAACGAGACGCTTGAGGCGGAAATCAACGAACGCCGGCTTCTTGCCAAAGCGTTTGAGCATAGCGTGGAACCGACCTTGATCACTGATGCCGATCTGCGCATTCTGACGGTCAACGCCGCTTTTACCTCTGTCACCGGCTATGCCCTGGCGGAGGTCAGGGGACATTGCCTCGATCTCCTGGTCGCACATTGCACGGATCAGGGCCGCTACGAGCAGCTAATGGCGCAACTCGACGGCAAGGACGAGGCAAAAGGCGAGATCCGCTGCCGTCGTCATCAGGATAAGGACATCGCCGTATTTCCGTCATGGGTATCAATTGCCGTCGTGCGCGACACCGGCGGCCGCATTACCCAACACATCGTCAGTTTGGCCGACATCACGGAACAGAAGGCATTGGAGGAACACCGAGCCTATCGTGCCAATCACGACCTGCTGACCGGGCTGCTCAACCGCGCTTCGCTGGAAGATGTCTTGCACCGGACAATTGCCTATGCGCGCCGCAGCCGGCTGCGATTCGGCATGTTATTCGTCGACCTCGATTACTTCAAGACGATCAACGACGAATACGGCCATATCATTGGCGACAAGCTCCTCAAGCTGATTGCGGAGCGGCTTCTTTCGCAGGTACGCAACGAGGACTCGGTAGCCCGGCTCGGCGGCGACGAATTTGTCATCGTGCTGCCTCACGTCCAGGAGGCGTCCGATGTGGAGCGGGTCGCATTCGCCGTTGTTGACCAGTTGGCCAAGCCGTTCCATATTGATAGCTATGAACTGAACATCTCGTCTAGCATCGGCGCCTGCTTTTTCCCGGATGACGCACAAACAGCCGAGGAGTTGCTGACACGCGCCGACACGGCGATGTACCAAGCAAAAACGAGCCGCAACACCTACCGGTTCTATTCAACCGACCCGTGCGCCTGCACACTCAGCTTGGATGAGGCACAAAATAATCCGGAGGAATTAACCCTCGCGAGGGATTCGCGCCGACTAGTGGAAGCGGCCTGAAAAGCGCGCCTATCCA is a window from the Noviherbaspirillum sp. UKPF54 genome containing:
- a CDS encoding AlpA family transcriptional regulator; this encodes MKRLTKRKQSDDIAGAAAFNGRQVKIGGKRAPHDALQFIGEAADKSLRFIQPSAPDIVLRGRGMIYRECRATRQSAARMTVLAPVAGTIPGQSSGKSLQRLSCRDIRTGELLVFRGELLDHPHVSRGASHAKPMAQQPTRRRQSSPVVSNPADMQPAGQPCARRQRTARSEELAEKLIAVVKAAERGMDSDLKIDEVMFCVNESRPTIYRKMKSGHFPQRIKRGRSSFWKASQVLAYRDGRWKPDTA
- a CDS encoding metallophosphoesterase, whose amino-acid sequence is MNIQIASDLHLDLLEKQFPGYRAVEPADADVLVLAGDIHRSTEAIAAFADWPVPVIYVHGNHEAYHEQYAELEDKLRSACAGTNVRYLERGEHIVGGVRFLGCCLWTDYLLDPEHQREAMQEAEQMLRDHQVIHTERGPFTAQDALRLHRQSRAWLEQKLAERFAGRTVVVTHHGPHPQSIHPRYAGVRLNAAFISDLTPLVEQADLWIHGHVHDSFDYDVAGTRVIANPRGYALNRRAVQTPEQLIWENEKFGPRLTVSI
- a CDS encoding patatin-like phospholipase family protein — its product is MTTANNAKKRKITLALQGGGAHSAYVWGVVDRLLQQDDLDIVAVSGTSGGAMIAAVLAYGLSLERDAGGRRLDDTTRRAHARELLDKFWHRVAEIGDAYLNPYRFTPNPFHRSWNIDGMPVPIALNALSLVTSPYQSWGGPRQNPIAQAIADCIDLDALNRSTTGPALYVCATNVRTSQPKAFGKAEIQLPHLLASACLPTVDRAVSIDGEYYWDGGYVADPALAPLVEHHKQDTRDLVIVGVNPIVMQKSAVPPDTAWEIIDRINEITFNASLISEIKRIHQVNELLRQVPADARARQAGGKLHGKDEILLHYIPPHADMAGFGVASKSNTALPFLRHLKELGRNVAEKWLSGETDGGGAARLGVSSDANLEQLFIDPHRPDAPPLPDAVQGVHTAPGS
- a CDS encoding LemA family protein, with protein sequence MIALVVVLALALALAFWAMGTYNRLVSLRNRFKNAFMQIDVQLKRRYDLIPNLVETAKGYMKHERGTLEAVIAARNSAVSANARAATDPTDAAAVHQMAAAEGALNQSLGRLFALSEAYPDLKANQNMMQLSEELTSTENRIAFARQAYNDNVMEYNTTAEQFPGSIIAGMFSFKAAELLQSTEAPEERKAVKVSF
- a CDS encoding M48 family metallopeptidase — translated: MNFFEHQDQARRQTRTLVILFILAVIAIVIAVNAAMALVWLWTKGVRMDGPYGYPRGFFVTNTFVTLALIGGGTAIELFNLREGGDAVAKMAGGRLVAPASTVLLERRLQNVVEEMAIASGIACPKVYVLDREDAINAFAAGYNPNEAVLAVTRGTLQRLTRDELQGVIGHEFSHILNGDMRLNMRLIGVLFGIQMIAGFGQHLMDFARYFVPSRSRSRDDKGPSAALVVFVSGAALFAIGYIGVFFGRLIKSAVSRQREYLADASAVQFTRNRDGIGGALRKIGGLSREMELGSRITHPNAEQLSHLFLGAVKPGLVAGLFATHPPIEERLRRLYGRKVELLDAPVQEEAPQQEPMLPDIPFSTAGFAAAQPAVRSAPLSTQKDNGASMASAIAFGHGAGERTALAPQLDSAVRDPHAACAVVYALLLGQDGQRETQMAALNAADARQGALAAYLADAVAAMPKSARLPLLDLAMPALRQLPQPERDEVLAMAARLIAADKRVTLSEFVLQTVLQRRLDPHAGRAVPVRYPTIGALRQETAVLLSLVAHMAAKCNGETAFAAYTRGANMVDLNDAPSDIALLGSERIRAALMAANELAPLAKPVLIRALVATATAGTQDMPVETADLLRAICAAIDVPLPAIVASTYMQHAWAAAS